The following nucleotide sequence is from Nitrospirota bacterium.
CATTAAGACGGAAGAAGAGGTCTTCCCTGAAGTAGCCCTTTTTAACCATGTCTTCAAGATTCTTGTTTGTTGCAGCGATTACCCTGACATCAACAGTGAAGGTTTCTGTCCCTCCGAGCCTTTCAAATGATTTATCCTGAAGAACCCTGAGGAGTTTTGCCTGGATACTGAGTGGTATATCTCCAATCTCATCGAGGAAGATTGTTCCCCCATTGGCAAGTTCGAACCTTCCCTGTTTTCTCTTTATGGCACCTGTAAATGCACCCTTTTCATATCCAAATAGCTCGCTTTCAAGCAGGGTCTCAGGGAGTGCCGCACAACTTACCTTTATCAATGGTCTGTCCTTTCTCTTGCTGTTATAGTGGATGGTTGTGGCTATAAGTTCTTTTCCTGTACCACTTTCTCCATGTATGAGTATCGTTGAATCTGTGTCAGCAACCTTCTCTATGATGGAAAATACTTCTTTCATTGCATCGCTTTCACCGATTATATTAGGATAGCAGTAACACTTATGCAGATCCTTTTTCAATCTGATATTTTCTTCCTTAAGATTTCTGTACTCTATTGCCTTTCTTATAATCAGAAAAAATTCGTCCAGCGAGAAGGGCTTTGTGATGTAGTCGTAGGCGCCGAACTTCATGGCTTCAACAGCGTCTTTTATAGTGCCATAAGCGGTCATGAGTATAACGATGGTATCATGTTTGTTCTCAACGCAGTGTTTGAGGATATATTTGCCATCCATATCAGGTAGCCTGATGTCTGCGACTACAACATCAAAATCTGCCTCATTAAATGCCTGTATGGCATCTTTTCCTGTTGAGTAAGGGTGGACATCATAACCTGATTCTTTCAGGGCATCTGTGAGGGTAATCCTCATCAGTTTCTCATCCTCGATTAGCAGTATTGATTTTTTAATAAGTGAATTCTTCATGAGTATGCAGGGAAAGAAAGGGTGAAGGTGCTTCCCTCACCCACTCTGCTTTTTACATCGATTTCCCCGTTATATTCCCTGATTATCTCATAACTCATCCACAAGCCAAGCCCTGTTCCCTCACCTGGAGCCTTTGTGGTAAAAAAGGGGTCAAATATCTTTCCGAGATTCTCCTCTTGGATTCCAT
It contains:
- a CDS encoding sigma-54 dependent transcriptional regulator — protein: MKNSLIKKSILLIEDEKLMRITLTDALKESGYDVHPYSTGKDAIQAFNEADFDVVVADIRLPDMDGKYILKHCVENKHDTIVILMTAYGTIKDAVEAMKFGAYDYITKPFSLDEFFLIIRKAIEYRNLKEENIRLKKDLHKCYCYPNIIGESDAMKEVFSIIEKVADTDSTILIHGESGTGKELIATTIHYNSKRKDRPLIKVSCAALPETLLESELFGYEKGAFTGAIKRKQGRFELANGGTIFLDEIGDIPLSIQAKLLRVLQDKSFERLGGTETFTVDVRVIAATNKNLEDMVKKGYFREDLFFRLNVIPLYLPPLRERRGDILLLIEYFLDRYNKKFSKNVRFSKETIETLCRYTYPGNIRELENIVERCVALSEGNTIEKVDLPPHLFRNDRRKLGSLDEVLTEVEREHILRVLKTTKGNKTKAAEMLGISRKTLWEKMNAYGIE